The Myripristis murdjan chromosome 6, fMyrMur1.1, whole genome shotgun sequence sequence tacattctACTAAAGAGACTGTTTGCAAGTCATGATGATCTAAGTGCCtgggttgatttttttctcacagatgATACCATGCGTGTGTTTACAAAATACTTGATGGTCAGACCGGCTCCTCCAACAGTCAGAGCTAGAGTGTGCAATGAAATGTGTCCCACCCAATTTATGAGGACACATCATCAAATGTTCAAATAGTCTGTGCAATTTGCAAGCATGTCACCTTTGCTGACTAGCTGTTCCTTAACCAACATAAAAGATTTTAAGAGCTTTTAATCCAGGTGTGTCTATGCACAGTACATTTACACATAATTACAAATATACCTCAGAGTTTTCACAtaagtaaacagaaaaagattATTTCACCAATGAATTGTTGAGCATAAAATTCTGAATCTgcacatacaaatacagaaCAAAAATACATAGTATGAagcaaaattatgttttaatgtatAGGCCAGTATTTACTCCCATTACTTCTACTCACTCTGCCACATGGTGACAAAGGAAGTAGTTTTGccccagaaaatgaaaagaaggcAGAAAGATCTGTATTGCAACAATGGGCTGTACAGTAGTAACCTAATAAATGTCATAATCACCTAAAAATGTAACAAACTGTGTAAAGTATATGGAGTGGTAAAAAATAGCCATCTATACAATAAACACCACTTAAAACTCTCCTTTTATGTATAAATTCTTTGGAAAACACTGttgacaaacacactcacaggatatgttgctcaaatctgaactgagctgaagaGGATTTATAGTTACATCTCTATTTATGTCCATAGCATTCTGAAAAAGTCTGTGCATTAGCTGTGATGAGGTTTCGCCAAGTCTGAGTTCAGATACACCACAGTAACTGTGATATCGTCCCTGTACATGCGTGCCAGGTCCTCTGGGAGTGCAAGCATGGAGGCCAGTCTCTCCTGGCACAGTTCCCCATAATCCCCTGTGCCCAGGGCATGTCTGATGAGGTGTGTGGCGGCGTTGCGGTCAAGGGCAGGGGTGGCCCGGGCTCTGCGTTTCAGCAAAAGCTCATGCATCTGACCCAGCTTTAGCTGCCTCTCAGATGGAGAAACTGGAGCCTGTGAGAAAAAGGAGGGAGCAAGAAAATCTGTTAGAAATAACAAATGTGGAGAGTGCAAGAGTGTAGTTTGAATAACAAACATAATTTGATCAGCAGTGCTTGATGTTttagaggaaaataacaagaaacaaaaagcaaGCGGTGAATAAGTCTGATTTATGTCAATGTGTATTGTTAATCAAAATTGTTTAATTCTACACACAAACCTGTAGGTGAATCCCACTCAAGTGTTCCCCGACAAGTCGCACAGCCTCCTCGCTCCCCAGTTCATCCCACAGCCCGTCAGAGCCAAGGATGAGAAAGCGATCCTGAGGTCTCAGCTTGTGATAGGTTAGTTCGGGTGCCACATCCAGGTAGGGTGGAGTTAGGTAGTTGGGTGGAGTGTACTGGTAAAGGTTAAGAGCGTCTAAGTCTACTCCAGAGTCGAGGCCAGCTAGAACACTCTGCTGCAACTCACGACCCCACTTGAATCTCACATCACCAAAGGCACGCAGGGGCATCAGAACCTAGCAGCACAACAAAAAGACAGGACCAGTTACTgcctttttttctaaattcatTGATCATTTTAATGTAACAAAGCCTGTTAGTGTTGGGCCATGACAAACCCTCACCCCCAGGAGCCTGTCGTCTGTAACCACTGTGTCCCTCTCTGAAGGTGGGTGCTGTGCCCTGAGGCGCTCCAGCTCAGCCTCGTTCTGGGAGTTGTGGTCCCAGGAGAGGGGCAGAGCGCTCCATGAGCcgtcctcctcctgcacccCCAGCACTGCTCGGCAATCACCGGCATTCGCCACATAGATCCCCTCTGTGTCCACATGAGCTACACAGGCTGTGCAGCCAGCAAAGGCAACCTGGACAGATTATGATGCATATGTAAAGAGGCTGGGTGATCCTGCCTGCACTCATCTgggcaaaacaaagcagcaaggCAGACTTTACATTATTACCTGAATGGCTGTGCTTTTCATAAGGTCACTGGAAAGTGGGACCTGAGCCTCCAAGGAGATGTCAGTGTCAAGTCGCTTAAAAGCAAAGTCCAGAGCATCCGGAGGACTAAATAGAGAGGGGAACAATGTAATGGAGGGTTGTAAACTAAATATGAAAGACATGAATTCAATAGCAtcacttttcatttctctcaACATGCATAGTTACTACTTTTCACAGATGGCTGGATAAAATAACACGGTAGCAGCCCCACAACTTCTGGCACCCACCCATTTTTCTTTATCAACAAGAATCCCCAAAACACTAGTTTAAGTTGACTTAAAATCACAAGGTTTGGTAATAACAACTGATGTGGTGGTTTTAATGTAAGAGCTGACAATCCTCCTTTAGTTATCTGTATTATCGTATGCTTCTACTCAGTGATAGCAGAAAGCCAAATTAAGGAAAAGCAATATAGCAAGGCAAACAAGACAGCaagacgggggggggggggggggggggggggggggggggggggggatttgcTTGACAGAGCAAGACTTGAGCTCTCTCCAATAAATCCACCCAGATGACAGAAGGTGACACACATCCAGCCTGCACAAACAGACCTCATGCCTTCACCGTGGTCCTCACTGGCCAGCAATTCTTGCCAGAAGACTCTGAGGTGGTCTATGTATAGTGAGGCAGATTCCCGGGAGCTGAAGTCCCCATGGTGTTGGTACCACTGTAAGATGGGAGGAACAGGTCTGCTGTGCTCCATAcacctctccagctcctccagggtcTGCTGGGGCATCATGGCAACTGCTACGTAGTACAGAAGACGCTCACTGACCGCCTGGGCACATGCCCAACCCCCATGGCCATCAAAAACTCCAAAGAGCATGCCCTTTGTCTGAAGAAGTGACAATAAtttgattgtaaattcacatgTGCTGTAATGAGGAATATAGATATGAACAGAAATAGGGAGATAGATGTTAATGTGGGAAAAGATATACCTGTAAGCAGGTGGCGACACTGCGACGGTCTTCATTGGGTGTGTTAGCAGCCAGCTGGTTGCTCTCAAACTTTCGCACTGCACTGAGTCCCCTGCCATCAAACTcaggcacactcacacactaaaaTACAGACATATAACATGCTTAGGTGGAATATAATCTTAGATGGAATATGCTGATGCCTACAAATACCAATATTTCGAAAGAGTTTTTGATTTAGGCTACAACCCAAAGACTGTCTACAAAAGATGTCTGATCAACATCTCATAAACACACTTGCCTGTGTTTCAATACCCAAAGCATCTATTCAGACAGGTTCAACTCTAGGCTTCTTCCCCCAGCCCATAGAAGAAAACCAAGCTATTCATCACCTGCTCATTAGTCCGCAGGATGCTGTCGATCTGGACCCGGTTGAGCTGGAAGTCCAGATCCTGACGGGTCGAGAGGTTGCGCCCACCTTGTTGAGACCCAGATCCTAACTCATCGCCACTGAAACACCACTGATCTGATCTGGAGCAGCCAAAGGTTGAGAACTGACGGTGCTGGGTTGGTCTTcggtgaggagaggagactgCTGCAAAGAGAGCAGACTGTACAGAAAAAGTACATGTAAATAAGAGAATTAGGTTATGATTGCCTGATAAATAATGCACTAAATAAAGACAATGTAAAGCAGGAGAGTGACCTGGGATGAGGCAGTGGGGGAGAGTGCAAGAGTGTAGTTTGAAGCTCTGTACAGGATGCTGGCACACACACGTCCAGACATCTCCGTGGCAGCGCAAGGAAAGCTGCTAAAATTGTCGTGCAACTCAGTCACCTCAGTGTGTGAGCTATGGCAAAGAAGAGCAGCGATAAATGATCAAGTCAGCTCGATTCCTGGTAAGACAACCGACAACCACAGGAGCTAACTTAGCTAGGGACCTGTCAGACTAATGCAGGCTACTTGAACTCAATACACAAACACCTTTCCTTCATCACATCACGTGGTAgaagataaaacaaaataagctCAAGAAGAGCAGAATAAAACTGCCCATGACTTTTTATGAGGTAAGATAACGCTGACCTAATTTAACCTTAGCTGAAAGTGCTGGCTAGCTGCGCTAAAACGAATCAGATTAAGGCTGATgttactaaaaaaaaacctaaactcTGGTTTACTATCTATACGGTGCTAGTTACATAATGTAAATGACAACTGAATCAGATAACATACATACTCCGTTTACGATCACTTTACTTGAATCCGAAGCGGTTGACAGGCTGAACTACTCCATCCCTGACAGCGGCGTTCATACCAAAACGTCTGACGTAACTCTGCGAAAGACCCGCCCCTACTCTGCGTCTGATTGGCTAATACTCGTTGCCACTCTGCGCTTTCACTGATTAGATTGGTTAACGTTACGGTTAGGGTGGGGTTgagtttagccaatcagaggcagagtacgGGTGGGTTTTACGGAATCCGGGTGGGTAAAAAATAAGGCTTGCCGGCGGGGCAGGCATACAACGTTTTTGTTCACATCCTCGCCCCCCTTTATCTGACTAAATTCAGGTATTCAAATATCcgtgtttcattcatttgtccatGCGAGAAGTTTCTGTAAATATTCTTCAgtgtaaaaataatataaaacgtCCCTCAACTCGGgtgtagttttgttttatacatAAACAAAGCCCTTATTCAAATAATTACCCTCTTGAGCATATCATTCCCTGCGCTGCCACTCTGAagtttcctaaaaaaaaacagttacagcCTGATCTTTCTAAGCCTTTTTCCCCTCAACTGTCAACAGTTAGTGTGTTATCTCACCAAACAGCGTGAAATATGGCAGATAGGATGGCCAGTGAACGAAAACagcctattttttattttgttttaagcaTCCATTACACTGTTTTGGAGCTAACTGACACCTTCCCGCCCGCAAAGTGCAGTTATCGTACCAGGGGCGGACCACACAGCTTGGCTCTGCTGTTTATCGTTTAAATTAGGATTTCGGCATCGTCTCCTTTGGTAAGCGTTATTATGGCAGCAGCTTGTCCAGAGTCTCcgttaattaatatttttggaCGTTAATCTTTCCTTTGCGAGAAAGCTAGCTTGGTCGAGTTTTTGTTGTGTCGATGTTAGCTCGGTTGAGTAATGTTATATACATCAACAAAACAATTCAGATGTGGACAATTGGAGATTTGTTTGAGTAAAGCAACTGTTAACGGTCCTACTatctttgttttcagtgtttggtgtccctaaatacatgattaacgaCAGGTGGgtaaacaaaattaacatgatgatgtgttttcatttgggtACGCATTTGGGGGCTATTGGAtcccaggcttttttttttttttttttttttagctgtatgAAACATAAATATCgacattttattgtttcagttgttttggaggaCATCGAGGAAtgataacatgccatttatgtTGAAAAACCTTCCCTCTGCAGcaagttttatttgaatgtgtgtgtgtgtgtgtgtgtgtgtgtgtgtgtgtgtgtgtgttagtaaatttgaaggtaacaggtgGGTTAACTCGAGTGAATTGTTCAAATTGTTGACATTATGTCTTAAACTGCAGATACAGTCCGATCAAGAGGGAAATGGAATCTGACACCTGCTCCTTGCCATCTCCAGGTGTTTCAATCACTGATGTTCCTGTTTGAGGCCTGTGGTGGTATTTAATCACATTATTATGTCTCCTGGTACTATGGCCtggtttgtgtgcatgcttctCTTCTCTTGCAGCCGTAAAGAGAGATCTCAGTTTGCTGCTGGAGTGTGTAAAGTTCCAGATGAAATATCCAGAGTTGCAGAAACAAGCTCTCCTCACCATCGGTTCAGTCTGCGAAAAGAAAGGTCACcatcagtaaaaacaaacaaacaaacaaaaaaaaaaacattcagactCACTCAGTGCAGCCGGTTAATCAGACTCTATTGTTTGCCCATATCAATCCATTCTTTGGCATTAATTTAGCAGGCTCTGTGAATAAAGTTCAGGTCAGTGTTTGTAAATTCTACTAATACCTTGACTAGGGCTGCAGCTGTATGTTATATTTCACTGTTGATTAAActattaagctttttttttttttttttttttgacagtatttaaattttttgtcaGTCGACAATGTCAGTGTATCTTTCAGTACTCTCTTTGTGCATATTTACCACTGTCTATTCTAAATTTCTTTGTCAATTTTTCAGAAGATAATGTGCACCTGTTCAGAGGAATGGGAGGTGTGACAGTTGTGTATAGCCTTTTCAAGTCCAGTATTGCACATTTAGATGTGAAGGAGACTGCGCTCTTCACACTTGGCACACTGGCCGAGACTAATGGTAGgtgtgtctacatgtgtgtttgtgtatttttaatgtttgtagCACTGTTCTTTATGGTATAGATGCAATCGTAGAATAATCATTGTTCCctgttttccagttttctctAGTTTACTAAATATCACAGAATTTGGAAATGTGCACAGTGTTAGCATTGCatccacatacagtacattagTGTTTTTAATAGTGGGACTATTACTGCAGTCTGGCTCATGTGTATTGTAGTACTGGAAAGGTTCAAATGTAAGTTTGTTTTACGATAGGTCATTACTTTATGGActcatgttgtgtgtgtctcttcttGCTAGTGTATTGCAAGCATTCTCTATGCAGAAAGGAGACGTTCTCAGATCTTGCTGACTGGTTGGTGAGAGAGGACACGTCACTGACACAGAAGAGAGTGGTTGTCTATTTGCTGTCTGTGCTGGTAGCCAACAACAGTAAGATTGAGCCTCAAGAAAGACTTAGGTTTAAGGATAATTCCAATTTGGAGTCTGGTATGAATGCTTTACAGTGAAGTAAGcaatacatttttcatcacaGTCAAGCACCATGATGGCAGGAACAAGGGAAATAAGACATGTTGGAAAATAACTggaatttttcatttcatttttgcatttctctCAATATACATTTTCTTTGGTTTGACTTGGTGACAAGGTCATGAAAGATGTTTTTTGCTTGCAGGCAATAAAATCTAGTGTGAATTTGATACACGGTGTCTGACAGTATTATGATCCAACTTTTACTAATCACATTTCTGAAGCCCTAATCATTCTGTGTGCTGTCACAGAATCAGGACAGACCTTTGCCCAGACCACTGGCTGCCTTGACATTCTCCTGGATCTATTCACGTAAGTTGTGTCACTTTGCAGTTTTACATACTATGTTACAATAGagtttgtcatgtttgtgaGCATTTGCACCCTCATACAAGCTTAATAACATTCCTATTTCCAGGACCAGTTTTCCCTTCTCCACAGGGGCCACTCTGAAACAAAGTAATATTACTCAGACCTACCAGCTTTGGTCATCTGTGTCTAGTGCGCTCTGTGGCTGTGTCAACAACCCTCAGAATGGTAAATTTgtctggtgtttgtgttttactcAGTACCTGTACCATCCTAGCCACTTCTTAAAGTTCCAGAGAGAGATCAGGCAAGTTTTTCTCAGttgtctttcttttgttctcCAGAGGAGGGACAGCGTATCTGTGTGAAAGCCTTCCCCATAGTAAAAACCTGGCTCGAGCAGATCACTCTGCACCGCACTGACATTTTGAAGCCGATATGCTCCTTCATTGCAATGACAGTTGGCAGCAACTGTAAGTACAGCTGGAGGAACACAGGAGAGCTGGTTCtaaatttgtgatttaaaaaaaaatactctagTTAAATGATCTAAAATTATACCAGAAATCATTTTATTCAATGCTcatgatttcttttgttttgtccagtTTGTGTTCAGGAGAGATTTTCCACTTCAGGGGGTTTGGAAACTCTGACCCTTGCATTGGTTCGTTTGGCATCTGAGGCAGATAAAAGTCTGTTGTCTTGTCAGCTCTCGGCCACTTTGACCAAGACCTTGTCAGCCTGCATTACTGGCAATGGTGagtatctttctctctctctcaaaacacacacacacacacacacacacaaattatatTTCACTAACACATCCACACAATTTCCTTCATTCAAAACACCTTGTCTGTAGCTCCTCTGGCAACAGGTTTGGCTCAGTATGCTGTGGTTCCAaagctcctctccctcttgtcCAGTCCCAACCTGGACCCTGAGGACAGGCTGCCTGTGGTACTCACCCTGGGCTTTTGCACTGAGGCCTCTGGTAGGACTTTACCATGGTGTGCTATGTCTTCCATCTATatatttctgtttgtattgCAATTTCTGATTCACAGTTTACCTTTAACACACTTTGCTGATACCATCAATCATAGAAACTTCAAATgagatcaatgttttttcttccttcaggGTTACAACTCAGTCTTAGTACCACCCTTGTATTGAGGATTTCCCTTTTCACAGTTGTGTGTCTTGTGTCTGTAGAGGAGCACCAGTCCCAGTTGGTGCAGAGTGGAGGTCTACCACCCATCATCACTTTACTTACTGAGTCCTCGAATGAGGAGCTTGGGAAGGGTGCTGCCTTCATACTACAAACCTGCAAACAGGCCAGTGAGTCAAAGCAGTCTGTATACATTAAAACAACTATTCTATACATATCACAGGAATAACAGCCTCATTTATCCTTAAAACAGATCCTAAATTAAGTAACCCCACTAATCAGTAATAGGCTCttattttcttactttgtaAATGTGGATTTCAGGCTTTTCTGTAGTGCTTTACCATCATGATAGATTACCTCGACCAAAAACACCTTGACTAGAGTGtgaatcactcactcacttattATTTACATAGTTTTCATTGTGACTAATAAGTTGCATATTTTCTGACAATCACAGTAAAActgtttcagtattagtttatTATATAAAGTATAATTTCACACTATGCCAACTTTTGTATTTTGCTGTGTCAGCAAAGCAATATCTCAAGTTATTTCTTTCATGCCAATGAAAACCATTTGTACTTACCACTTTACTTGATTTACTTGATATTCATACCTTTATCCTACAAGTATACGTTGAAATGAATCTGgctttttgaaagaaaactAGAAAACAGATAATATACAGATAATATAATAGACAGATTATATACTTTTGCATATTAAAGAGAAGTGGCAGAAAGACATCCACTACCACCTTGACTAGTGTTAGCACCTCCGCTGTTCAGCAGGAAGGACCTGGGGTCAGTTCTTAGCTCTAGCCCTTTCTCTGTGAACTTTGCATCTTCTCTCCATGTTTCATCCCACATTTAGAAAGTGCAAATCAGCTAAACTGGTATgagtttgtgtctttttgtgaaTGTCATGTGATGGACCTGTGTTTCTTCCTGCTTGGATTAACACCAGGCCTTCATAACCCTGAAGAAGGGTTATGAAGAATAGAGAATGGGCATATTAATGAAATATGGGTTGAATGTGAAATATAGAGCTGTCCTAATGATATAATTGACTCTGTGTGAAGTAGTGTCCATGGGAGCACCGGTCCCTATAGCAGCAACAGAGGATGTAGAAGCCATGGAGCCCCATTCAAACATGGAAAGCTACTGGAGGTCAGCCAGAGAGATACTGCACAGGATTGAGCTGCTAGAGAAGGGACAGGTGAAAGTCaggcatgctcacacacatggcCACAGTCTAAtctacacaaacatgcagcatATTTTAGTCATAGATGTCTATGTTTATCTTTAGGTGGCTGAGAACGAGCACGGAGGCATGGATTCCACAACTCCAGCAAAAGAGCTGTGCCGTCCACCTCAGTttacagctgctccttcacatgtATTTTCAATGCAGGTCAGTGGAGCATTCAATAGAGGGGGTGGCAGAATGTCTGAGGTATGGttgagaggaagagatgaggaGATGACAGATGAGAAATGGAGAGATTTAGAAGGCCAAAAGGAGCCAAAAGGTGGAGAAGAAAAGTTGAAGAACCACCAAGAGCTCACTCTAGATAAgataggaagaggaggagagattaTATGCTGAATAGCAGAGTGGATGAGGGCATCTATTCCAGTACAGCCTGTGCTTGCAAGGGGATGTCAGAATAATATGTGAGCAGAGAGGCGTCAGAGGGAGGAGCATCAGTGTGAGGACAGAACGCTCCCCCTTTTGTTAGGAGTGGACTGTTGAATTAAGAAATACCTTGGCTCACACATTGCGTACACactatcatttcattttaaaccaCCAGTTGAAGTGTGCTGTGCCACTTAATGTGCATCACAGACTGTaatatgtgtgttgtttttcaggGGTGTGTGAAACGGCAGATCTTCAGGGAGAGTGATgagacacagaaatgcacacttGCCAGAAGAGTGCATGAGGAGAAGAGCCATGGTATTCACTTGCACCAGAAGCATCAAAATGAAAGCGTTCATGCGGCGTATAGACACAGCAATGCTCCTGATCATGTGGAAGCTGGGAATGACGTCACCAACCTTCAGTGTCTCAGATCAGCACTGGAGAAGAGGGACAGTAAGGAAGACTTGAGGAATGCGATCTTTAGTTTAAGTACCCTGGGAGAGAGGGACAACAACACACGGTGCTCTCAGCTGGTCCCTGAGAAGCATATCACCAATGATACATCTGCCCCAATGGCCCAAACTGGAGACCGGGTCCCAGGACATGCACCCAATGGAGCGGATGtgctgtgttcagtgtgtaAGGGTACCGGAACCGTGCAGTCTTCCCATGTAACATCACTAGAGGGAGCCAGAGAGCAACAAACGACAGAGAGGTGATCAGACAGAGCACCATAACAGAGATTCAGTAGATTACTAGGCTGGGCAGATAAATTCAGTTGACtcccatgtttgtgttttttttctctctctttagccAAGAGTTTAAGCCCCCAGCGCCAATGAGCCATGGTGTACCAAAAGGGACGGAATCAACTAATGATCACTGTAGAAAACACGGTTTCATTACTTAAGCGCATACATTATTattccacagcagcagaaaacaattaTCCTTCCCTGGAATTCTGGTGTTGAGTAAATGTTTGATTTGAAGTTTTCCTCCACCAAGTGATAATGGctactgcctctctctctctctcttttagaTGTTTTCTGTCTATGTTCTGAACAGATGGACAATGAGAACAGCGAAACGGGGAAGACTGCAGTGGCCTTAGACACACTATCTCATAACAGGTGCTCAGGTAGGAGAACATGGagtttctctttattttccatgttttattaTCTAAGAGTCATCAGGAGTACAAATGCAGGTTATGTATAGGTCAACCATTTCAGTACTTTAGTATGAATTTACCAGACAGTCCTATTTACAGACAGTCCTGTTTTAAATAAGTTACATATATAAGAATTAATCAGTTCTTAGCAGTGTTTCATGTAGCCTTTTTTGTGGCTGTTTAGGGTGGGGATAGTTTTGGTCATTACATTCTCATTGCATCATCTCCATTTTGGGATCAGCTCCAGTATGTTGCTGTTAAACAATGGCTTTTATTTGGATGCTTCCATCCTATCATGTGGACAGTATTGCCACCAGTATGTTAATCCCCTTTACCCTTCCTCTTGTCTTTCTCCAGGCTGCGGGTTACATTTTCACGAGGTGACCAGCAGGACATTTGCGGCTCTGCAGAGCTCCTGTAACCACAGCTGTGACTTGCACAAGGTTCTCCATGAGGCCACAGAAAGGTTCAGGGCTCTTCATTGCAAGTTACTGCTCAGCAGAGAGTCCCAGCAGGGCACCGCAGAGCAGGAAGATGCACAGTCTGAGAGGGCTTCAGAGGCAGAGCCACAGAGAGCCCG is a genomic window containing:
- the terb1 gene encoding telomere repeats-binding bouquet formation protein 1 isoform X9 produces the protein MINDRYSPIKREMESDTCSLPSPAVKRDLSLLLECVKFQMKYPELQKQALLTIGSVCEKKEDNVHLFRGMGGVTVVYSLFKSSIAHLDVKETALFTLGTLAETNVYCKHSLCRKETFSDLADWLVREDTSLTQKRVVVYLLSVLVANNKSGQTFAQTTGCLDILLDLFTTSFPFSTGATLKQSNITQTYQLWSSVSSALCGCVNNPQNEEGQRICVKAFPIVKTWLEQITLHRTDILKPICSFIAMTVGSNFCVQERFSTSGGLETLTLALVRLASEADKSLLSCQLSATLTKTLSACITGNAPLATGLAQYAVVPKLLSLLSSPNLDPEDRLPVVLTLGFCTEASEEHQSQLVQSGGLPPIITLLTESSNEELGKGAAFILQTCKQAIVSMGAPVPIAATEDVEAMEPHSNMESYWRSAREILHRIELLEKGQVAENEHGGMDSTTPAKELCRPPQFTAAPSHVFSMQGCVKRQIFRESDETQKCTLARRVHEEKSHGIHLHQKHQNESVHAAYRHSNAPDHVEAGNDVTNLQCLRSALEKRDSKEDLRNAIFSLSTLGERDNNTRCSQLVPEKHITNDTSAPMAQTGDRVPGHAPNGADVLCSVYVFCLCSEQMDNENSETGKTAVALDTLSHNRCSGCGLHFHEVTSRTFAALQSSCNHSCDLHKVLHEATERFRALHCKLLLSRESQQGTAEQEDAQSERASEAEPQRAREQWREVSLTPIHRGPKGSQQGKHHRGNYNAIGFTLTPLRRGANMKTFMPHNRTGLSLTPLKKPCLPEERRMHLENGGRAPDYQLKTQASRKPSSTWRKRKNFTQEEVRYLLNGVKTYGFSWNSILWSYPFQAGRANVDLAKKYRRLMAAKGN
- the terb1 gene encoding telomere repeats-binding bouquet formation protein 1 isoform X5, whose translation is MINDRYSPIKREMESDTCSLPSPAVKRDLSLLLECVKFQMKYPELQKQALLTIGSVCEKKEDNVHLFRGMGGVTVVYSLFKSSIAHLDVKETALFTLGTLAETNVYCKHSLCRKETFSDLADWLVREDTSLTQKRVVVYLLSVLVANNKSGQTFAQTTGCLDILLDLFTTSFPFSTGATLKQSNITQTYQLWSSVSSALCGCVNNPQNEEGQRICVKAFPIVKTWLEQITLHRTDILKPICSFIAMTVGSNFCVQERFSTSGGLETLTLALVRLASEADKSLLSCQLSATLTKTLSACITGNAPLATGLAQYAVVPKLLSLLSSPNLDPEDRLPVVLTLGFCTEASEEHQSQLVQSGGLPPIITLLTESSNEELGKGAAFILQTCKQAIVSMGAPVPIAATEDVEAMEPHSNMESYWRSAREILHRIELLEKGQVAENEHGGMDSTTPAKELCRPPQFTAAPSHVFSMQGCVKRQIFRESDETQKCTLARRVHEEKSHGIHLHQKHQNESVHAAYRHSNAPDHVEAGNDVTNLQCLRSALEKRDSKEDLRNAIFSLSTLGERDNNTRCSQLVPEKHITNDTSAPMAQTGDRVPGHAPNGADVLCSVCKGTGTVQSSHVTSLEGAREQQTTESQEFKPPAPMSHGVPKDVFCLCSEQMDNENSETGKTAVALDTLSHNRCSGCGLHFHEVTSRTFAALQSSCNHSCDLHKVLHEATERFRALHCKLLLSRESQQGTAEQEDAQSERASEAEPQRAREQWREVSLTPIHRGPKGSQQGKHHRGNYNAIGFTLTPLRRGANMKTFMPHNRTGLSLTPLKKPCLPEERRMHLENGGRAPDYQLKTQASRKPSSTWRKRKNFTQEEVRYLLNGVKTYGFSWNSILWSYPFQAGRANVDLAKKYRRLMAAKGN
- the terb1 gene encoding telomere repeats-binding bouquet formation protein 1 isoform X8 encodes the protein MINDRYSPIKREMESDTCSLPSPAVKRDLSLLLECVKFQMKYPELQKQALLTIGSVCEKKEDNVHLFRGMGGVTVVYSLFKSSIAHLDVKETALFTLGTLAETNVYCKHSLCRKETFSDLADWLVREDTSLTQKRVVVYLLSVLVANNKSGQTFAQTTGCLDILLDLFTTSFPFSTGATLKQSNITQTYQLWSSVSSALCGCVNNPQNEEGQRICVKAFPIVKTWLEQITLHRTDILKPICSFIAMTVGSNFCVQERFSTSGGLETLTLALVRLASEADKSLLSCQLSATLTKTLSACITGNAPLATGLAQYAVVPKLLSLLSSPNLDPEDRLPVVLTLGFCTEASEEHQSQLVQSGGLPPIITLLTESSNEELGKGAAFILQTCKQAIVSMGAPVPIAATEDVEAMEPHSNMESYWRSAREILHRIELLEKGQVAENEHGGMDSTTPAKELCRPPQFTAAPSHVFSMQGCVKRQIFRESDETQKCTLARRVHEEKSHGIHLHQKHQNESVHAAYRHSNAPDHVEAGNDVTNLQCLRSALEKRDSKEDLRNAIFSLSTLGERDNNTRCSQLVPEKHITNDTSAPMAQTGDRVPGHAPNGADVLCSVCKGTGTVQSSHVTSLEGAREQQTTESQEFKPPAPMSHGVPKGTESTNDHCRKHDVFCLCSEQMDNENSETGKTAVALDTLSHNRCSGCGLHFHEVTSRTFAALQSSCNHSCDLHKVLHEATERFRALHCKLLLSRESQQGTAEQEDAQSERASEAEPQRAREQWREVSLTPIHRGPKGSQQGKHHRGNYNAIGFTLTPLRRGANMKTFMPHNRTGLSLTPLKKPCLPEERRMHLENGGRAPDYQLKTQASRKPSSTWRKRKNFTQEEKAEAQNVSCT
- the terb1 gene encoding telomere repeats-binding bouquet formation protein 1 isoform X7, with amino-acid sequence MINDRYSPIKREMESDTCSLPSPAVKRDLSLLLECVKFQMKYPELQKQALLTIGSVCEKKEDNVHLFRGMGGVTVVYSLFKSSIAHLDVKETALFTLGTLAETNVYCKHSLCRKETFSDLADWLVREDTSLTQKRVVVYLLSVLVANNRATLKQSNITQTYQLWSSVSSALCGCVNNPQNEEGQRICVKAFPIVKTWLEQITLHRTDILKPICSFIAMTVGSNFCVQERFSTSGGLETLTLALVRLASEADKSLLSCQLSATLTKTLSACITGNAPLATGLAQYAVVPKLLSLLSSPNLDPEDRLPVVLTLGFCTEASEEHQSQLVQSGGLPPIITLLTESSNEELGKGAAFILQTCKQAIVSMGAPVPIAATEDVEAMEPHSNMESYWRSAREILHRIELLEKGQVAENEHGGMDSTTPAKELCRPPQFTAAPSHVFSMQGCVKRQIFRESDETQKCTLARRVHEEKSHGIHLHQKHQNESVHAAYRHSNAPDHVEAGNDVTNLQCLRSALEKRDSKEDLRNAIFSLSTLGERDNNTRCSQLVPEKHITNDTSAPMAQTGDRVPGHAPNGADVLCSVCKGTGTVQSSHVTSLEGAREQQTTESQEFKPPAPMSHGVPKGTESTNDHCRKHDVFCLCSEQMDNENSETGKTAVALDTLSHNRCSGCGLHFHEVTSRTFAALQSSCNHSCDLHKVLHEATERFRALHCKLLLSRESQQGTAEQEDAQSERASEAEPQRAREQWREVSLTPIHRGPKGSQQGKHHRGNYNAIGFTLTPLRRGANMKTFMPHNRTGLSLTPLKKPCLPEERRMHLENGGRAPDYQLKTQASRKPSSTWRKRKNFTQEEVRYLLNGVKTYGFSWNSILWSYPFQAGRANVDLAKKYRRLMAAKGN